One genomic window of Medicago truncatula cultivar Jemalong A17 chromosome 1, MtrunA17r5.0-ANR, whole genome shotgun sequence includes the following:
- the LOC25482728 gene encoding BTB/POZ domain-containing protein At3g19850 — translation MSKFYDMQIHINDEEIFFIHEKLISKYCGKLKKMLNDERRIFHINDFPGGSYGFELALKFCYNNGKITINASNVLILHCCAHYLEMSEEVCSNNLLQQTQTFLDGIYDWKWNEIIVSLKCCECEKFYTYANSYGILEKIICVLLAKLVQNSDFNFITSSSSSSISSPESNFAKKLSFSTKVSSPKKIVPDCAEIQLGSIIKSSSPNKVWWFEDLSTLPPKIIEKFLKGIGAYKSDNKNLIVTRFLLYYMKKITPNCKSISEYASLGETAAHGVINVGDKNFSCRGLFCVLRILSKFGISKDCRNEMEKLIGGMFDKATLDDLLVCGHDMGLYYDVSFVVRLIKVFVGINENDVEKMKKVSGLIDKYLIEISPDQNLEISKFLEVVECLPDFARDCFDGVYRAIDIYLESHPMIAFEESSRLCRCLNYNKLTFEVCKDLAKNQRIPPRIAMLALMSQQKNVPPCDYAIDESEMSPSQIILYHQDKNDNFLEDKEDMRINLERMQWRVRELEKLCMEMKVQITKLNGYNV, via the exons ATGTCAAAATTCTATGACATGCAAATCCACATTAATGATGAGGAAATATTCTTTATACACGAG AAGTTGATATCAAAATATTGtggaaaattgaagaaaatgttaAATGATGAAAGGAGAATATTTCATATCAATGATTTTCCTGGAGGATCATATGGATTTGAGTTAGCtttgaaattttgttacaaCAATGGCAAAATCACCATTAATGCATCCAATGTTCTTATCCTTCATTGTTGTGCTCATTATCTTGAAATGAGTGAAGAAGTTTGTAGCAACAATCTCTTgcaacaaacacaaacatttCTTGATGGAATCTATGATTGGAAATGGAATGAAATAATAGTAAGTCTCAAGTGTTGTGAATGTGAGAAATTTTATACATATGCAAATAGCTATGGTATTTTGGAGAAGATTATTTGTGTATTATTAGCAAAGTTGGTTCAAAATTCTGATTTCAATTTCATCacttcctcatcttcatcttcaatatCTTCTCCGGAAAGTAATTTTGCGAAGAAACTCTCTTTTTCGACCAAAGTTTCTTCTCCAAAGAAAATTGTTCCGGACTGCGCTGAGATCCAACTAGGGTCAATAATAAAGTCAAGTTCTCCCAACAAAGTTTGGTGGTTTGAGGATTTGTCTACATTACCACCAAAGATTATTGAGAAGTTTCTTAAGGGTATTGGAGCTTATAAAAGtgataacaaaaatttaattgtcacaagatttcttctttattaCATGAAAAAAATTACTCCAAATTGCAAAAGTATTAGTGAGTATGCAAGTCTTGGAGAAACAGCTGCTCATGGAGTCATAAATGTTGGTGACAAGAATTTTTCATGTAGAGGCCTTTTTTGTGTGCTAAGGATTTTATCAAAGTTTGGAATAAGTAAAGATTGTAGAAATGAAATGGAGAAATTGATAGGTGGAATGTTTGATAAAGCAACATTGGATGATCTACTAGTTTGTGGACATGACATGGGACTTTATTATGATGTTAGTTTTGTGGTAAGGTTGATTAAAGTATTTGTTGGTATCAATGAAAATGAtgtagagaaaatgaaaaaagttagTGGATTAATTGACAAGTATTTGATAGAAATATCTCCTGATCAGAACCTTGAGATCTCTAAATTCCTAGAAGTTGTAGAATGTTTGCCTGATTTTGCAAGGGATTGCTTTGATGGGGTCTATAGAGCCATTGACATCTACCTTGAG TCTCATCCAATGATTGCATTTGAGGAGAGTTCAAGATTGTGTAGATGTCTTAATTACAATAAACTAACCTTTGAAGTTTGTAAAGATCTTGCCAAGAACCAAAGAATACCTCCAAGGATTGCAATGCTGGCACTTATgtctcaacaaaaaaatgttCCACCCTGTGATTATGCAATTGATGAAAGTGAAATGAGCCCTTCACAAATCATTTTGTACCATCAAGATAAGAATGACAACTTCTTGGAAGATAAAGAAGATATGAGAATAAACCTTGAGAGAATGCAATGGAGAGTTAGGGAATTGGAGAAATTATGCATGGAAATGAAAGTTCAGATCACAAAGCTCAATGGCTATAATGTATAG